The following are encoded in a window of Actinomyces oris genomic DNA:
- a CDS encoding ABC transporter ATP-binding protein — protein sequence MSPTSSTRTSAEATKSAAAVPAVDARRGDDALPDPTSTAPLLEVSDLKVSFPSEDGRVNAVRGVNLSVARGEVLALVGESGSGKSVTSTAVMGLLDDSAEVTGSVRLHGTELLGRPDGYMSRIRGSQVAMVFQDPLSALTPVYTVGAQIVEALRIHQPGMSEADAHKRAVELLDLVGIPNPQVRAKAYPHEFSGGMRQRAVIAIAIANDPDLIIADEPTTALDVTIQAQILDVLRTAQKETGAGVIMITHDLGVVAGMADRVAVMYAGRIVETGDVDDIFYRSRMPYTIGLLGSLPRLDARKDSALATLEGNPPSLLELPRGCPFIPRCPMAQAECAQEEPELTLVEREGTDGQEAGSGAQYSACHRRDEIERDQLDYSHIYPVPALKTPETMSLPHAERPEVLRVTDLVKEFPLMKGAVFKRRVGTVHAVDGVSFDVRRGETLALVGESGCGKTTTLMEVLSLQAPQEGTIVVLGKDTADLGRAQRRQVRRDLQIVFQDPMASLDPRLPIFDIIAEPLRANGWKKADIGPRIEELMGLVGLEPSHANRYPRNFSGGQRQRIGIARALALEPSLLVLDEPVSALDVSIQAGVINLLDELRATMGLSYLFVAHDLSVVRHIADRVAVMYLGRIVEIGDVDTIFEAPAHPYTQALLSAIPIPDPAKERGRSRIVLEGDMPSPANPPSGCRFRTRCPKFASGLTDDERSACLGAMPEFRSQGEDHDVACYYPERTAVF from the coding sequence ATGAGCCCCACGAGCAGCACCCGCACGTCCGCCGAGGCCACGAAGAGTGCCGCGGCCGTGCCCGCCGTCGATGCCCGCAGAGGCGACGACGCGCTGCCGGACCCCACCAGCACCGCCCCGCTGCTGGAGGTCTCCGACCTGAAGGTCTCCTTCCCCTCCGAGGACGGGCGCGTCAACGCCGTGCGCGGAGTCAATCTGTCCGTCGCCCGCGGTGAGGTGCTGGCCCTGGTCGGCGAGTCCGGTTCGGGCAAGTCCGTCACCTCGACGGCGGTCATGGGACTGCTCGACGACTCCGCCGAGGTCACCGGGTCGGTGCGCCTCCACGGCACCGAGCTGCTGGGGCGGCCCGACGGCTACATGTCCCGCATCCGCGGTTCCCAGGTCGCCATGGTCTTCCAGGACCCGCTCAGCGCCCTGACCCCCGTGTACACGGTGGGCGCCCAGATCGTCGAGGCCCTGCGGATCCACCAGCCCGGCATGAGCGAGGCGGACGCCCACAAGCGCGCCGTCGAGCTGCTCGACCTGGTGGGCATCCCCAACCCGCAGGTGCGTGCCAAGGCCTACCCCCACGAGTTCTCCGGCGGTATGCGCCAGCGGGCCGTCATCGCCATCGCTATCGCCAACGACCCCGATCTCATCATCGCCGACGAGCCCACCACGGCCCTCGACGTCACCATCCAGGCCCAGATCCTTGACGTGCTGCGCACCGCCCAGAAGGAGACCGGTGCCGGCGTCATCATGATTACCCACGACCTGGGGGTCGTGGCCGGCATGGCCGACCGGGTGGCCGTCATGTACGCCGGGCGCATCGTGGAGACCGGCGACGTCGATGACATCTTCTACCGCTCGCGCATGCCCTACACGATCGGCCTGCTCGGCTCCCTGCCCCGTCTGGACGCGCGCAAGGACTCGGCCCTGGCCACCCTGGAGGGCAACCCGCCCTCCCTGCTCGAGCTGCCCCGAGGGTGCCCCTTCATCCCCCGCTGCCCCATGGCCCAGGCCGAGTGCGCCCAGGAGGAGCCGGAGCTCACCCTCGTGGAGCGCGAGGGGACCGACGGCCAGGAGGCCGGCTCCGGCGCCCAGTACTCGGCCTGCCACCGCCGCGACGAGATCGAGCGGGACCAGCTCGACTACTCCCACATCTACCCCGTCCCGGCTCTCAAGACTCCCGAGACCATGAGCCTGCCGCACGCCGAGCGCCCCGAGGTCCTGCGCGTCACCGACCTCGTCAAGGAGTTCCCCCTCATGAAGGGCGCCGTCTTCAAAAGACGCGTGGGCACCGTCCACGCCGTCGACGGCGTCTCCTTCGACGTCCGCCGGGGCGAGACCCTGGCCCTGGTCGGCGAGTCCGGATGCGGCAAGACCACCACCCTCATGGAGGTCCTCTCCCTCCAGGCGCCCCAGGAGGGCACGATCGTGGTCCTGGGCAAGGACACGGCCGACCTGGGGCGGGCCCAGCGTCGCCAGGTGCGCCGCGACCTGCAGATCGTCTTCCAGGACCCCATGGCCTCCCTGGACCCGCGCCTGCCGATCTTCGACATCATCGCCGAGCCACTGCGGGCCAACGGCTGGAAGAAGGCGGACATCGGGCCGCGCATCGAGGAGCTCATGGGGCTCGTCGGGCTCGAGCCCAGCCACGCCAACCGCTACCCGCGCAACTTCTCCGGCGGGCAGCGCCAGCGCATCGGCATCGCCCGCGCCCTGGCCCTCGAACCCAGCCTCCTGGTCCTCGACGAGCCGGTCTCCGCCCTGGACGTGTCCATCCAGGCCGGCGTCATCAACCTGCTTGACGAGCTGCGCGCCACCATGGGGCTCAGCTACCTCTTCGTGGCCCACGACCTGTCAGTGGTGCGCCACATCGCCGACCGCGTCGCCGTCATGTACCTGGGGCGGATCGTGGAGATCGGCGACGTCGACACCATCTTCGAGGCCCCGGCCCACCCCTACACCCAGGCCCTGCTCTCGGCGATCCCCATCCCGGACCCGGCCAAGGAGCGCGGCCGCAGCCGCATCGTCCTGGAGGGCGACATGCCCAGCCCCGCCAACCCGCCGTCGGGTTGCCGCTTCCGCACCCGCTGCCCGAAGTTCGCCTCAGGACTCACCGACGACGAGCGCTCGGCCTGCCTGGGAGCCATGCCGGAGTTCCGCTCCCAGGGTGAGGACCACGACGTCGCCTGCTACTACCCCGAGCGCACCGCGGTCTTCTGA
- a CDS encoding ABC transporter family substrate-binding protein — translation MKLNRRMFLATTTSAAVLTALAACAKNGSGSSGSTAGVPTAAPDELQDGGTLRFGIGSAPANWNALTVDGNIVDVWLVMKFVSPFTVDWAADGKATPNPDFLTKLEAAEVGGKTVVTVAVNEKATWGNGRKWDSEDIKVFFDHVKDPSYSWATVEGLEKVEKVEIVDKQTAKVTFNSIYPDWSYPLAGISPRELMADAKTFKESMAGATKFNNDYFAGPFKIKSYDESKQVITLERNDKWWGATPKLETVTLHVLDDSALGQAFANKEIDVLDYIFSADVYQQASGRDDAEVRQNTGLQWRHIMFNASSGPLADKAVRQAIVRACDREAIAASDLAGLPVDAKKTLLGNRFFLPVQEGYQDNSTSWGHDVEAAKKLLDGAGWVAGSDGVRAKDGTKLELVMTIPSNAPVATNEANLLQKQLGEVGIKLSVSTVEIDKYFPEYINKKNYALTAFTSEKTQYPLANVGQYYASTSQSNYTGLSVPEVDQYVAKIGSTPDGAERNKLANELDKILWENVFSIPIYQRMQLTAVPKTLRNFGAQGLASFRPERIGYVKS, via the coding sequence ATGAAGCTCAACCGTCGCATGTTCCTCGCCACGACGACCTCCGCGGCCGTCCTGACCGCCCTGGCGGCCTGCGCCAAGAACGGCTCCGGCTCCTCGGGCTCCACCGCAGGTGTGCCCACCGCCGCCCCCGACGAGCTCCAGGACGGGGGCACTCTGCGCTTCGGCATCGGCTCGGCGCCGGCGAACTGGAACGCCTTGACCGTGGACGGCAACATTGTCGACGTGTGGCTGGTCATGAAGTTCGTCTCCCCCTTCACCGTCGACTGGGCCGCGGACGGCAAGGCGACGCCGAACCCCGACTTCCTCACCAAGCTCGAGGCCGCGGAGGTCGGCGGCAAGACCGTGGTCACCGTGGCCGTCAACGAGAAGGCCACCTGGGGCAACGGGCGCAAGTGGGACTCCGAGGACATCAAGGTGTTCTTCGACCATGTCAAGGACCCCAGCTACTCCTGGGCCACCGTCGAGGGGCTCGAGAAGGTCGAGAAGGTCGAGATCGTGGACAAGCAGACCGCCAAGGTCACCTTCAACTCGATCTACCCCGACTGGTCCTACCCCCTGGCCGGCATCAGCCCCAGGGAGCTCATGGCCGACGCCAAGACCTTCAAGGAGTCGATGGCCGGCGCCACCAAGTTCAACAACGACTACTTCGCCGGCCCCTTCAAGATCAAGAGCTACGACGAGTCCAAGCAGGTCATCACCCTGGAGCGCAACGACAAGTGGTGGGGCGCCACCCCCAAGCTCGAGACCGTCACCCTGCACGTCCTGGACGACTCGGCCTTGGGGCAGGCCTTCGCCAACAAGGAGATCGACGTCCTGGACTACATCTTCTCCGCCGACGTCTACCAGCAGGCCAGCGGTCGCGATGACGCCGAGGTCCGCCAGAACACCGGCCTGCAGTGGCGTCACATCATGTTCAACGCCTCTTCCGGCCCTCTGGCGGACAAGGCCGTGCGCCAGGCCATTGTCCGGGCCTGCGACCGCGAGGCCATTGCGGCCTCCGACCTGGCGGGCCTGCCCGTGGACGCCAAGAAGACCCTCCTGGGCAACCGCTTCTTCCTGCCCGTCCAGGAGGGCTACCAGGACAACTCCACCAGCTGGGGCCACGACGTCGAGGCCGCCAAGAAGCTGCTCGACGGCGCCGGCTGGGTGGCCGGATCCGACGGCGTGCGCGCCAAGGACGGCACGAAGCTCGAGCTGGTGATGACCATCCCCTCCAATGCCCCGGTGGCAACCAACGAGGCCAACCTCCTTCAGAAGCAGCTGGGCGAGGTCGGCATCAAGCTCAGTGTCTCCACCGTCGAGATCGATAAGTACTTCCCGGAGTACATCAACAAGAAGAACTACGCGCTGACGGCCTTCACCTCCGAGAAGACCCAGTACCCCCTGGCCAACGTGGGCCAGTACTACGCCTCGACCAGCCAGTCCAACTACACCGGGCTGTCCGTCCCCGAGGTCGACCAGTACGTCGCCAAGATCGGCTCGACCCCCGATGGCGCCGAGCGCAACAAGCTCGCCAACGAGCTCGACAAGATTCTGTGGGAGAACGTCTTCAGCATCCCGATCTACCAGCGCATGCAGCTGACGGCCGTGCCCAAGACGCTGCGCAACTTCGGCGCCCAGGGACTGGCCTCCTTCCGGCCCGAGCGCATCGGCTACGTCAAGAGCTGA
- a CDS encoding PH domain-containing protein, with translation MQEDVPTTMTTTVPPVMPTVVIRSLPARLGTALIGLASAGMSLTIGLADGAAHGLRTLAWAGLLTFLTWLLWWAPQITLTPQALTIRNAWRTHVLDWGEVEMCRTRWGLSVVTRDDVEVRASAAPRRGGMAESFRRRQELREQQERRDGLRATEPAPAVRPEYLVGEGTYRTNLDTGDAGALIEAYAEQVCSLPAQAADDAAPGAAAGVSSSLNRPVVAAAGLLAVALAAVTVLL, from the coding sequence GTGCAAGAAGACGTGCCCACCACCATGACCACCACTGTGCCCCCTGTCATGCCGACCGTCGTCATCCGCTCCCTGCCGGCCCGCCTCGGCACCGCCCTCATCGGCCTGGCCTCGGCGGGGATGTCCCTGACGATCGGCCTGGCCGACGGCGCCGCCCACGGGCTGCGCACCCTGGCCTGGGCGGGGCTGCTCACCTTCCTCACCTGGCTGCTGTGGTGGGCCCCGCAGATCACCCTGACCCCGCAGGCTCTCACCATCCGCAACGCCTGGCGCACCCACGTGCTGGACTGGGGCGAGGTCGAGATGTGCCGCACCCGCTGGGGGCTGTCGGTCGTCACCCGCGACGACGTCGAGGTGCGGGCCTCGGCCGCTCCCCGCCGCGGCGGCATGGCCGAGTCCTTCCGGCGCCGCCAGGAGCTGCGCGAGCAGCAGGAGCGGCGCGACGGCCTGCGGGCCACCGAACCGGCCCCGGCGGTGCGCCCGGAGTACCTGGTGGGGGAGGGGACCTACCGCACCAACCTCGACACCGGTGACGCCGGGGCGCTCATTGAGGCCTACGCCGAGCAGGTGTGCAGCCTTCCTGCTCAGGCCGCGGACGATGCGGCGCCCGGCGCGGCCGCCGGCGTGAGCAGCAGCCTCAACCGCCCGGTCGTCGCCGCCGCCGGACTGCTCGCCGTCGCGCTCGCGGCCGTGACCGTGCTGCTGTGA
- a CDS encoding MFS transporter, translating into MKLLVEDHVVEFLVSRGLYVLANSAVPVLLAIAVASEGYSASGVGLVLGVGALPGILGALLAPQMLVHVSPKTMFGGAAAAWIVICGGIAILSRAGSVGLGVYVTVSFALEFVASIMYPTMGSYVADLVRSDLLDRMNSARAVVAGLCAVAGPGVIALVQSWRGVSDAWWLVSLLMLVCLLSQSRLPKGRRTGGADRVTALKRGLRAAARSRGVLVVLVGSGVWHFTVWGSYMTLCPVVLRDEYQALWFIGVSESLFAVGGIVGSLVRLPSRLSRPVLCLVALLSFVPVPVSVVLGAPLWLVAVSLFVSSAVIASTSVAWETFLQSRVERDALPSVFALDYLAGDGVAPLGYVAVPALAVWLGQGAGVLVAAGVCVVVLLGCLWAYAVSPEVEDVESAAE; encoded by the coding sequence ATGAAGCTGTTGGTGGAGGACCACGTCGTTGAGTTTCTCGTGTCGCGAGGCCTGTATGTCCTGGCGAACTCGGCAGTTCCCGTATTGCTCGCGATAGCTGTCGCATCGGAGGGTTACAGTGCCTCCGGTGTCGGGCTGGTTCTCGGCGTGGGTGCGCTGCCGGGCATCTTGGGTGCGTTGTTGGCTCCGCAGATGCTGGTCCACGTCAGCCCCAAGACCATGTTCGGCGGTGCGGCGGCCGCATGGATCGTGATCTGTGGTGGGATCGCGATACTGAGTCGTGCCGGCTCGGTTGGCCTCGGCGTGTACGTCACTGTGTCGTTCGCCTTGGAGTTTGTCGCATCGATCATGTATCCAACGATGGGGTCCTATGTCGCAGACCTGGTGCGGTCGGATCTGCTGGATCGGATGAATTCTGCCAGGGCTGTCGTCGCTGGCCTGTGCGCGGTCGCCGGCCCTGGAGTTATTGCGCTGGTGCAGTCATGGCGAGGTGTTTCAGATGCTTGGTGGCTGGTATCCCTGCTGATGCTCGTGTGCCTGCTGTCGCAGAGCCGCCTGCCGAAGGGGCGTAGAACGGGTGGTGCGGATCGTGTGACTGCGCTGAAGCGGGGCCTGCGGGCCGCTGCACGTTCCCGAGGTGTTCTCGTTGTGCTGGTCGGCTCCGGGGTGTGGCACTTTACTGTGTGGGGAAGTTACATGACGCTATGCCCCGTCGTGCTGCGCGATGAGTATCAGGCGTTATGGTTCATCGGTGTCAGCGAGTCCCTGTTTGCGGTCGGTGGGATCGTGGGGTCCTTGGTTCGTCTGCCATCCCGCTTGTCGCGCCCAGTGCTGTGCCTGGTTGCGCTTCTCAGCTTCGTTCCGGTTCCGGTCAGCGTGGTGCTCGGTGCGCCTCTGTGGCTGGTCGCTGTGTCCCTCTTCGTGTCAAGTGCTGTGATTGCGTCGACGAGTGTGGCTTGGGAGACGTTTCTTCAGTCTCGAGTTGAGCGTGACGCACTGCCCTCTGTGTTCGCCTTGGACTACCTCGCCGGGGATGGTGTCGCTCCGCTTGGGTATGTGGCTGTTCCTGCTCTTGCGGTGTGGCTGGGGCAGGGGGCGGGTGTGCTGGTGGCCGCTGGGGTATGTGTCGTGGTGCTGCTCGGTTGCCTGTGGGCGTATGCCGTTTCTCCGGAGGTGGAGGACGTCGAATCGGCTGCGGAGTGA